A stretch of DNA from Ammospiza nelsoni isolate bAmmNel1 chromosome 10, bAmmNel1.pri, whole genome shotgun sequence:
CCTCCAGACAAACAGGTGTAGAATCATATAACGAGAAATGAAACTCCAGTACTATGCTTCAGACATCCCTAACATTCAAGGCTTCAAGGCTTGGATGTTCTATACTAACTCAAGCTGCTATAGAAAAAATAGTACTGGTCAACTTGAGAACAGCTTCAGAAAATCAAACATTTGAAGATACAGAAACCTCTTTGTATGCTATGTGATGGCTTCCTGTCATTATAGGGTGCATGTAGTAGTGCATGTAGTAGCCTTGGTTGCTTCCTACCATAGGTTACTTGGGATCCGCCACTGTACCAGGTTTCAGCTTGAGAAACCAAGTTGTGCTGCCCTGTAAGTCTACTTAATCTGTTACTGTTGCAGGAAAAGCTTATGTCCCTTGGAGACAGCTGTAGTTAAAAGCTTCACTGTCTCCTGTCACTTAATTTCATTATGTAACTACTGTGGTAGAAAGCAAAGtctaactgaaaaaaatatagaaaacgATGTAAATAAGTCAACATTATCTTTTATCTTTTATCTGAGAGTTTCATTTTATGGTCTTACCTCTCAGTACTttgtgaaaagcaaaatatttagaTGTCACTCCTAGTCTGCAGAATAATCCTTGTTACTGTAGGGATTCTTCTAAAGAACATTGAGCAGTTGCATGCTCAATGCTACCTAATGAAAATTAATACTGCCATGTAATAAAGGTCAAAGGTGCAAACTGATCACCAGCTATAGCAAAATCTGTAGCATAGTTCTGAATTGTtgcattaaaacaaacaaaaccccccaaaaccaacTGAACACCCTGTCCTACCCCCCCCCcgaaaaaaacccccaacccccCCCAAAAGCAACCaatcaaaaaacccccaaatgaATAGACCTCTTTTTACAATATGCTTTCTGACATGAATGCTAAAGCCACGCAATGGTGAAACTTCCTCTGTCCTAAATGCAAAGCAATTGTTGCAGCACTTAACAGCAAAAACAGTGGGCTAGTTGTTTTGTTATCAAATTTCTAGAACTGTAATTTGTACTTCAGCTTCCAAATCTTAGTTTTTATTAATGGTAGCACTGGTCTGAGTAATGATGCCATGGAGACCTAGACCATCTGTATAAGCTACTGCTGAGCTCAGGAACTTCGTAGGGAGAAAGggaattgaaaattaaattgacCTAGAGAGTAATAAAAGGGCCTAGGAAACTTAGTAAGAGAAACCTATGAATGGTCACTGCTTCTAATAGGACACACGGATGCAAACTTAACAACCTACCAAACTATGTGTAGTTGAAGTCAAGCTGCAAGTGCCTTGTGTGCAGTAGGAGTAACTAAGGCATAGAAGACCTTCTAGAATATTTTCTAGACTGCTGCCTCCATTACTGTTGTCCAGAAATGGAAGAATGATGGCTACATATGTAGACGTCTACTCTCTCTGTCTAAACTTCACGTTTGTAGATAACAAAGAATATGTCATGCAACTACTCTAGATACAATCTAAAAGTTGTGgataggaaagaaaagttggGTTTTGGAAGAAATCTGGTAGTCCTGCTACCTTAAGAATGTTGCTGTTGCTTAGACAATCCTCTTGCTCTTTAGCCTGGGATCCAAAATAGTCTTGCTGTATTGTACATTGATATGTATCTGTAAATATGTAGTTAATATTAAGTACTGCCTGATTTTTCACCCTGCGTGTGAGATCCTGTTTATATAACAATACTCCTGTTGAAGTCTGAATTAGGACAGCTAGATACTGCTTTCATTGTCTGCTTTGGCACAAATGCATGCAATCTGGAAAAAGGCCAAGGATGTAAACCAATCTGAGCAAGAAAAAGTCCTGTAGAGTAAGTTAAATACATGATTGCTGCCCCCTCGGTTCTCTTATGATGGATATCAGTTTTTCAGAagtgctttccttcctttacAGATTGAGAGGCAAGTCAGAGATTTGAAATTGCTGGACTGAGTCTCTGGCTGTTTCTCATTCTGCAATCTGCATGTATGCTGACAGCTGTAACAGGATACCTAGAATTTATATTTGTCAGTGTACTGTCCGTACATCTAAGTTTATGCCCAGCGTCTAGATacttcagctgcaaaaagcAAATTCTGCTCAAATGGCACTTGATGGTATAAACCTTAATACTGCCCTATTAAAAAGGcagtaaataaaaatcttttcctgaGTCAGCAGAGGCcaataaaaatcttttcctgaGTCAGCAGAGACGGTGcttaagaaaatgaaagattaaaatgaaacattGTCTGCTAACTAAGCTATCCACTTACCTACCCCTTAGTAATGCTACTTGTGCATGCAGTGATAGGTGAAAGAATACAGCAAGTGAAAGTCAGAGGACTCCCTTCAATCTCCTTGATAAGAGGGATTATTACCATTTAAAGACTAATTGTATTCATTGTGATAAAGAATTAATGGATGTAGATAAATAGGTTTTTACTTCTCAGTTGCTGCTTATAAACTAGTCTACTCTGGCCTGAAggctatatttattttttagctaATCTACTACTGAGATAGCAAACAACTTCAGATTCACTTAACCTTGTAACAACCTCTACTTGCAAACTAAGACATGACCCTTCTCAACACAGATTGTTATCCTCATTTAGTGGTTAGTCAGGAGCTTTTTAGTACAGAATTAGAAACACCTGTTATCTGTTAAGGAATTTGATGGAGTTTTCCTGTAATTGTCAACAAGACTACATGTGCTTTTCTTATCAGATCAGTGTGGAGGTAGATGCATCTGGCACTGCAGGTCTAACAGGCCACTGATACCCTAACTCTGTCAGTGAGATGATGTTGGTCATGCATCTGTAAGCATAAGTAATAAAACTTATTGCTGCCATTTGATCTTCTGAGCTacagctgagcagtgctcaGTTGTACTGTTTTATTGTGGGGTGTTATTGCTGTGTTATACAGATTGAACTTAAGCTGTAAAAGAAACTAAATGGCAGAGTTTGTGAGCAGCTTCCTATCTTTAACAAAAGTAACCCCATATATACTATTTCATTCTCTGCGCTTTTGGAATATTCAAAGGGCAGAAGGTTTACAGGGTTGTTCACAAATAGGACTGTAGTGCTCAGTGCCAGACTTCGACAGGACATGATAACTGCATTACCAATTCCTGCTTAGTAAAGTGACTGAAAAAGATCTTCAAATAGCTGTCTGATGCTCATAGCCTATTAATGCTTTCTCTTTTAGGTGCAGATCAGGGGCTATTAAACACCTTCTTCAGCAGCTGGGCAACAACAGACATGAGCAAACATCTACCATTTATTTATAATTTGAGCAGCACTTCTGTATATTCCTACCTTCCAGCATTTAAAGCGTAAGTTGAAAACTTCAAGAAGACCTTCAGAGCTTACATAAACTAATTTCTTGTAACAGAATGAACAGGCATGATGTGAGCTTACACAGGTTTTTTAGAAGTAGACTGTTCCTGCCACTCAAAATACCGTAAtttcttctcttaaaaaaaaaaaaaattgaattgatGAAAATCAAATTCAGCTGTATCTGCAGCTTAAACCACTCATCCCTGGTAATAACACTGAAGTTGAGTAAGCACATTTGACAGGtcatttgcaaaagaaaaaaccactCCTCCAGTACAGGATACAGTCTAGACAAGTTCCAACCAATGGCAATAGGCTCTTTAATCAACTTGAGCTGACCTTCAGCATGTCACTAGTGGTATCCTTCCCACTTAGATAACTTGCCCTTTCTTCACTCCAGTTACTTAGGGTATTTAACAAACAGTAGTTACAGTTTCATCTGATCAACCTATACCATTCAAATAAGTGTGGTGAACAAAGATTTGTATCAAGTAGAATTCTCTCCTAACAGTCTTTCTAGACCTCTGTCAGTTCCTTAAGTAACAGCAAGATGGAACAAAGAATACAACCAACCACATATCATTGCATATTTCCTCTGTGACAAAGCCTGTATCCTTGCTAGCTAGCAGTGTTAGTGTGGCATGTGAGTAAATTGTATGTCAGAGGCAGGGTTGTTCAAAGTGTTATAACAATCCAGGAGAAAGGGGGTGGGGTGAggggggaaagaagggaaaCTGAAGTGTTACACAGAAACTCTTTATCTATTATGAGCTACAGAAGTTGGAggcaaggaaaagggaaagtgCCAAGTGCATAAAAACAATCTGATCTCTGAATGACATCAGGTTACTAGTGTctaaagcagcagctggcatTAGCAGGCCTTGCTGGCTCAAGATCAAACTATGTCTTGTGATCAGAATACTATTTGGAATCTTGTCATGCTAAAAGTGGAACacttatttaaagaaatatatgCAAGCCTCAGAATGACTAAGTAGCTGGATAGCATTTGATAAACTAACATCTATTGTAAAGTAGATGTTTCCATGGCTGGCTGTCAGTCACGTCACCTTAATTTTACAAATTACTTAGTTGCCACAGAACACTAATTGGATCTGGGAGTTCTTgacaaaaaatatctttaacTGATTGAATCAATTGCTTAACTGAGTTCATCAGACCTTCAAAAATAGAATGCTGGAAGTGCAGCCCTTGTAAGCAACACTCCCTGCTCAATAGGTGGAACAAGTTCCCTTGGTTAGATCAGCAGCTACACTCTTGATAATCAACAGTTAGAATATAGTGAAATTTAAACCTACTGACAGTAATAGCTAAGTTTTTTGCAGCTTTGTACAGTGAGACTAGATTTCACAGCAGTCTCAGTAATcctttttccaaaggaaaatgcCAATTCATGACAAATGCTCTCTGACTTCAAAACATTGATGAAGGACTTTTCTGGGAGATGTGGAAAGACAGATTAGTTGCTGAGGCCAGTGTAGACATAAAGCTTCCTAACAGTTGAGCTTAAATGCCCAAATAAAGTATTGCAGGTCCAGAAAGTATCTAGAAAGCAGATGCTAAAAACATTGTAGAAGCTTGGCATCTGTTGTTCTGACTGCAAGTAGACAGGATACCAAGAGTATACTTCTCTATTTGCAACAAATGTTGTGATACTTCTTATGCATTCTATTCTCTTGATTTTTGAACAATATGTTTCCTtagaacagcagcagcccaagaTAAAGAAAACTCAGGTTTAGTACTGACAGCTAATAAAACTAAGGTAGTCCCCTTATGCTAAATCTTGACTTTTGGGGTTTCAAGTTAAAGCCCAGTAACTGACCTCTTGAAGACACTTTTTTTCATGCAGTTAAAGCAAATACTTGGCCTTTCATGCACACACAAGTCTTCATTCTGCAGTAAGTTCAGTTGTATTGAAAACATTGAACATGAACCTTGAAATATAGTCAAGGACCTTAAAATAGTATGAAACCTACAACCCCATGCAAATGCATACTTGGTTTGAATATTCTATGGCTTTTGAAACACACCCGTATTGTCTCCATACACAAAACTCTTTAACACCTGAGTCCTGGTTAAAATGACCAGCATCTGCTTAATAAAACATAAGCCAAGCTACTTGATGTTACTCTCCATTTCAGTCATATGATGTTGACAAGAAAGCCTAATGTGATACAAACTGAACTAGGTGACATAGTCACTGTTAGCAGACAGACTAGTATTGCTTGTTCACAAACTGAATCAAGCTAAAACCCAGCTCTGGAACTATAGGAGAATGACATGAATGTTGTCTCTTTCAGTGTTTAGTTCTTTACTTGAGAAGAGGTGCATCTCATCTTTACTTTTAATACAGAAGAACATACTGATAACAGCTGGGACAAAGGGAGAAGTCCATATTGAAAGTAGTTTAAATGgtttcaaaaagaaacaaaaacaacccacTAACAAACCCACGCATGGTTGCCCTAAGGTTATTTAGGAAGTAAGGGTTGTCTAAGCAAGACCCTGCCGCACCAAGATCAGGAGTGTTCTGAAATGCCTTGGTTCTACAAAGTTGCTGTGTTTCAAGGACATGGTCTCCTTGCAGCAGAGCCATCCAATGATCCATTTCTACAGGGCTATAAACTGAAAGGGTAACTCTTAACACTGACTGTTCTCTACATAATACTTGTAATGCTTAACTCTCTGGCTTGCTGACTTTGGAGTAGAatctttttcacttttaaaaccAGTTCCGATTGCAACGGCTGCTTGAGACTGCTCTCCCCTGAGCTATGGACATGACCCTAAAGACTTGAGTTGTCTGTAAGTATTTAAATAGCCCAGACCACTAGGTTTTGGCTGTATTCTGACTAGTGCAATGTAGAATTCAGCTTGCATTTTTTCCATTGTTTCACAATGCTTTCAGTCCCAATAGGCATTGGCAGTATGATAATTTAGCACTTAATCACCTAAATAttcatatttctgttttctggacaaatacagaaataacaGGTTAAAAAAAGTTATGTCTGACTGTCTAAACTCGTTTTCTAGACATATGTACAAACTGACTTCTAAAATTTTTCTGCCCAACAGGTTTGGTGCAAATACTAAGGTAGTGCATTTCCTGGGAAGCACAAAGCCGTGGAACTATACATATGACTCCAGAACAAAAAGCATAAAGGGCAACATGGATGACCCTAAAATAGTTCACCCACAATTCCTCAACATGTGGTGGGATACCTACATAGCTGATGTTTTACCATTACTAGAACAGCATGGAATTGTTAAAGAAATTAATCCAGGGGTAAATATGGTACGTGTTCTAATAATCTTGCGCATCCATACCTAAGTATGGATGACAGGTTATTTACCATTGCATCaatttcccttccctctgtccATCTCAAAGCATGGGTGTGGTTTAGTTTGTGGGATGCAGGGTATTTTAGTTTTGTCCTTTTAAGCTTGGAATAAATAATACTATAAAAGAGAAGCATGCTAGACAGGTCTTGGACATGGCTGTATGCTTGCCTAAAACAAACTGTGTACATAGTTAATGTAGCACCAGGTCTTACACTGTAGTAACTTCTTTGATGTAGTAACTTCTTTAATTTATACAGAGAAGGATCTAAGTCCTCTGTGTTGCAGCTAATAAGGTTCTCAAGGAGAAGAACCCCACTTCAGCATGCAAATATGTACATACAGATCTTGCATGGTGAATCACATTGCCTAGGACAACCAAAGTAATGCTTCTGACTGTAGTTGTCATTCACAGAGTTTAGCAGCCTGCATCTGACTGTGGACTTCTTAGTCATAGCTTAGTACATGAAACAGTTTAAGTTCTCAGCCTTTCTAAGACCAAAGTTATTGACATCTTCAGATGTGCTTCTCTTGGTAATCTTGCATCTTTCTAACAAACTATTTGCAGCTATCGGGCTTGGTCTATACTCTGGCTTTCTCTTGTGGCTTCTGTAGAGAGGTATGAAGaactgaaaattttctttttttttttccccttgctaACATCTGTAACTctgctttgttattttgctAGGAAAGCTGCACAATCCCTACCCATTGGCAATGCTTGCTACTGCGCATGATAACATCAACTTTGTTGTCCCATTCTATGGCTTGTTGCGCGCTTTAGCTGCACAAagtatttctatatttttactCTACCTTTCCTTTTAGGCAGAAGTTACAGAGGCAGTGTCCCACGTATCAGTATCACCACTATTACCAACTGAATCTTCAGAAGAACGCAAGGAACGGTGGGAACAGGGCCAAGCTGACTATATGGGAGTGGATTCCTTTGACAACATCAAGAAGAAACTTGATACCTACCTTCAGTAGAAGTGCCTGTCTCAAACAGTGGTGATGCAAGGACTTGTTCCAGAACTAACAGCTAGAAAGGTATAGATGGTGGTCAGTTACACTTGCTAGTAGCTTGAGGAAAAACTTCTTGGCTGAAGGCCTCTGCAGTGCTACAGATGAAAACTGAGCAAAAGCTAGGAAGCAGAATCCTTGGGCCACCTATTACTGCCCAATTTCCAATTCTCCATACTAGATAAAGCCAGGTATTTTCAGCttaaaatttcttctgttttgatCAATTGGCTCAACATATTCTTTAAACTGGGTTTGTTACCTCACCTCATTAGGTGATTAGCATTGATTCCTTTGCTTGCTGTTTTAGATGTAAAATCTAATTCATGGGATTGCTCATACACTGGAGTGGTAGCCATTCTGCTTTACCATAAATGTATTAATGACACTGGGATACATACATGTAACAGTAATAGCACTGCTTTGCTCTTCCAGTCACAATTGCACTGAAATTTTGACCAGGTTCTTACGCACAGTGCCTGCAGCATGGCAGAATGCGTTTTTCAGTTCTGTATACTATGGGACTAGTAAACTGAGTTTTATCTGTTCCTTGCAATGTTGCActtgatataaaaataaaaagttgtcATGCATTTCTGTCTTCCCTAAACTCTTgagcaattaaaaaaaggagCTTTAAAGCAGTCTAACTAAAATATTCAACAGGTATAAATATCCCTTAAGCTTTGCTGATGTTACTCAAGCTCTCATTAGCAAACGTCCATCTTTTAGTTCATAATTATTTAGAAGTACTTAGTCATTTGCTAGGGAGTTGTTTAGGGCATTTACATTAGTAACTTGAAGTTTGGGAAGAAGGCATCCTTCTTTCAAGTGACTGAAGAAACACTATCCCTAATGTAAGCCCTGTACACTGAACTTAGTCATAAAAACAACTGTGATACTAGTTGATTAGAAAGATTACATAGCTGCTTAAGTAACTGTACCTATCCTGGTAAGGAAAACTACTCTTTCCATGTATAAAGACAGTAAAGGAAGTGCTTTTTTTGCCACACTCAGGCTACATGTTCTCCAAGACACATggaaaagcagtaaaaataaagCATGCTGATGACAGAAAGATTGCCTGTCATCTGTACTAAGGTTTTCTATCCTTTAGTCAAAAGTCTAAACAGAGCAAAATTAGTGTTTTTGGACAGCTGTACCTTTCACAAATCCAGAAACactaagaaaatataaattcctTATTTCCTAGTAAAGGAGGATTTTGGTTGGTGATGGTGCTAAATCTTGAGCCtagagataaaataaacaatcaACAAGCTCTCACCATTTGCTGGTAAAGCAGAAGACATGAGTATAAGGGTTGGAATATTTTAACTTGTTTTCACTACTTAATTCCTCTATGATTTAGTTGTTCACCATTTAGAAAAAATGCTACAAGATGAGGTCCAAACCAAAGTAGCTTGTAGCTACTTAAAAGAACATAGTATCTGAACTGCAGGCTGTAACTAGCCCTTTCCTGTatgggtttttcttttgctgtgtttttttttttgtttgtttgttttgtttgtttttaacataTAAATTTGAAGTTCTGTGAAAGCAGGAGGGATTACTAGTTACAGTCTGTAATGACAAAAGTATACTTTATCAAACAAATATTGGAGAGTTCTGCATACTCAAAGACTACTCTATGGAAAATGGTAGCATACTCTTTTAAAGCCAAGTCTACATTGTCCTCCCCTTGTCTGTATTCATACTGGAGAGTAGGGACATTACTTCTTTTTAAGCTTAGTTGGAGAGAACCAAGAAAGTGTAAAAGTATGATACTTATTACCTGCCTGAAAATTTGGTTTAGCACGTATGTTTTGTTACATTAATACAATAAGATAAGGAGAGATGCTGAGTAAGATGAAAACCAGCATGTTTTGGATTAACAAATACAGTTAGTGAAGAAACATCACCTGTGAAAAGAATTCTGCTGTAGCCTCTGTAACTCACTATGATCAAGTGTTTAACCATGGCCTCAGGAAAGGTATGACATCTATACCAAATTCTATGCAGcttattttcaataaaatgaCCTTTATGTCATTATTTGCCACTATTTCCTTCACAGTTGCTGTAGGCAGCTTTTGCAGGAAAGCAAAAATCCGTTTTTTCCCTTGCAATAGCATCACTTGATACATCAAGCAGTTTTCTGCTCTAATCTGAACGTACTCAAAACAGCACTATACTCTAAACATCATTATTCAGAAGAATCACAGCATTACTTAGATTGCAACTCAAATATTGGAACTTCATTTGCCATTATGAAGCATATAATCTAAGGTTTTCCTTAAATGGTGACAGCTCAGAGCAACTCTTAAAAGCTTAAGAAGCATTTTTTCCATATACATCTTTGTTTTATGTAtaaggtaagaaaaaaaaaaggaacaaaaacccccaaacaagcaaacaaaacgCAGTCAAAATCAGAATGACAGGCTACTAACTCAGTCTTTGGAATTAAAAGTAATTCCAAAAGCTTACTCCTAAAACATACCATTCAAACTTCACAAAAGAGAATGCCAAAAGCCAAAGACTACTTACACATcatgaaaagcagaagaaaaatcccaaatagTCAGAACACCAAGGTGTTCAACCACTTGCTTACTGAACAGCTCCATCAAATCAGACGGGACTTTTCTGTGCTCAAGTTTTACATCTTTTCTCTCAGATATATTAATATGGCTTTCTTGGGAGAGACCATAAAGCTCAGTACTACCTTCAGTAAGTTATATATAGCTTTGGAACTTGGAAATAATAATCTAATAGATCAAAAAAATACTAGTAATTGGTTTTAGTTGTTTTCATAATCATACTAAGCTCTTTTACAAAATGTCAGCATATGTTCACATAAGTAATGATGTAGCTTGACAAGCCATAGAAACAGTACGCTTGCCTGTGAAATTCTTACTTGCAAAATGGACATAACAAAAAAGAGGC
This window harbors:
- the GYG1 gene encoding glycogenin-1 isoform X3 — translated: MNWAAKEFSGVAWFCLDQSFVTLATNDSYVKGALVLGSSLQQYRTTRKLTALITPQVSDLMRRVLEKVFDEVILVNVLDSGDSAHLALMKRPELGVTLTKLHCWELTQFSKCVFMDADTMVLSNIDELFEREELSAAPDPGWPDCFNSGVFVYRPSIETYSQLLQFATEKGSFDGADQGLLNTFFSSWATTDMSKHLPFIYNLSSTSVYSYLPAFKAFGANTKVVHFLGSTKPWNYTYDSRTKSIKGNMDDPKIVHPQFLNMWWDTYIADVLPLLEQHGIVKEINPGVNMLSGLVYTLAFSCGFCREAEVTEAVSHVSVSPLLPTESSEERKERWEQGQADYMGVDSFDNIKKKLDTYLQ
- the GYG1 gene encoding glycogenin-1 isoform X4, which translates into the protein MADQSFVTLATNDSYVKGALVLGSSLQQYRTTRKLTALITPQVSDLMRRVLEKVFDEVILVNVLDSGDSAHLALMKRPELGVTLTKLHCWELTQFSKCVFMDADTMVLSNIDELFEREELSAAPDPGWPDCFNSGVFVYRPSIETYSQLLQFATEKGSFDGADQGLLNTFFSSWATTDMSKHLPFIYNLSSTSVYSYLPAFKAFGANTKVVHFLGSTKPWNYTYDSRTKSIKGNMDDPKIVHPQFLNMWWDTYIADVLPLLEQHGIVKEINPGVNMLSGLVYTLAFSCGFCREAEVTEAVSHVSVSPLLPTESSEERKERWEQGQADYMGVDSFDNIKKKLDTYLQ
- the GYG1 gene encoding glycogenin-1 isoform X5: MRRVLEKVFDEVILVNVLDSGDSAHLALMKRPELGVTLTKLHCWELTQFSKCVFMDADTMVLSNIDELFEREELSAAPDPGWPDCFNSGVFVYRPSIETYSQLLQFATEKGSFDGADQGLLNTFFSSWATTDMSKHLPFIYNLSSTSVYSYLPAFKAFGANTKVVHFLGSTKPWNYTYDSRTKSIKGNMDDPKIVHPQFLNMWWDTYIADVLPLLEQHGIVKEINPGVNMLSGLVYTLAFSCGFCREAEVTEAVSHVSVSPLLPTESSEERKERWEQGQADYMGVDSFDNIKKKLDTYLQ